The following proteins are encoded in a genomic region of Nomascus leucogenys isolate Asia chromosome 17, Asia_NLE_v1, whole genome shotgun sequence:
- the FBXO27 gene encoding F-box only protein 27 isoform X1, whose amino-acid sequence MGASVSRGRAARVPAPEPEPEEALDLSQLPPELLLVVLSHVPPRTLLGRCRQVCRGWRAVVDGQALWLLILARDHGPTGRALLHLARSCQSPARNARPCPLGLFCARRPIGRNLIRNPCGQEGLRKWMVQHGGDGWVVEENRTAVPGAPSQTCFVTSFSWCWKKQVLDLEEEGLWPELLDSGRIEIYVSDWWGARHDSGCMYRLLVQLLDANQTVLDKFSAVPDPIPQWNNNACLHVTHVFSNIKMGVRFVSFEHRGQDTQFWAGHYGARVTNSSVIVRVRLS is encoded by the exons ATGGGCGCCTCGGTCTCCAGGGGCCGGGCCGCCCGGGTCCCCGCGCCGGAGCCGGAACCCGAAGAGGCGCTGGACCTGAGCCAACTACCCCCGGAGCTGCTTCTGGTGGTGCTGAGCCACGTCCCCCCGCGCACGCTGCTCGGGCGCTGCCGCCAAGTGTGCCGGGGCTGGCGAGCCGTGGTGGACGGCCAGGCCCTGTGGCTGCTGATCCTGGCCCGCGACCACGGCCCCACCGGCCGCGCGCTGCTGCACCTCGCCCGCAGCTGCCAGTCTCCCGCCCGTAACGCCAGGCCTTGCCCCCTGGGCCTCTTCTGCGCGCGCAGACCCATCGGACGCAACCTTATTCGCAACCCCTGCGGCCAAG AAGGCCTCCGAAAGTGGATGGTGCAGCACGGTGGGGACGGCTGGGTGGTGGAGGAAAACAGGACAGCCGTACCTGGGGCCCCTTCTCAGACGTGCTTCGTGACTTCATTCAG CTGGTGTTGGAAGAAGCAGGTCTTGGACCTAGAGGAGGAGGGTCTGTGGCCAGAACTGCTGGATAGTGGCAGGATTGAGATTTATGTCTCTGACTG GTGGGGAGCCCGACACGACAGCGGCTGTATGTACAGACTCCTTGTCCAACTTCTAGACGCCAACCAGACTGTTCTAGATAAATTCTCTGCTGTGCCTGATCCTATCCCGCAGTGGAACAACAATGCCTGCCTTCAC GTCACCCATGTGTTCTCCAACATCAAGATGGGCGTCCGCTTTGTGTCTTTCGAACACCGGGGCCAGGACACACAGTTCTGGGCTGGCCACTATGGAGCCCGTGTGACCAACTCCAGTGTGATCGTGCGAGTCCGTCTGTCCTAG
- the FBXO27 gene encoding F-box only protein 27 isoform X2: MGASVSRGRAARVPAPEPEPEEALDLSQLPPELLLVVLSHVPPRTLLGRCRQVCRGWRAVVDGQALWLLILARDHGPTGRALLHLARSCQSPARNARPCPLGLFCARRPIGRNLIRNPCGQGLRKWMVQHGGDGWVVEENRTAVPGAPSQTCFVTSFSWCWKKQVLDLEEEGLWPELLDSGRIEIYVSDWWGARHDSGCMYRLLVQLLDANQTVLDKFSAVPDPIPQWNNNACLHVTHVFSNIKMGVRFVSFEHRGQDTQFWAGHYGARVTNSSVIVRVRLS, translated from the exons ATGGGCGCCTCGGTCTCCAGGGGCCGGGCCGCCCGGGTCCCCGCGCCGGAGCCGGAACCCGAAGAGGCGCTGGACCTGAGCCAACTACCCCCGGAGCTGCTTCTGGTGGTGCTGAGCCACGTCCCCCCGCGCACGCTGCTCGGGCGCTGCCGCCAAGTGTGCCGGGGCTGGCGAGCCGTGGTGGACGGCCAGGCCCTGTGGCTGCTGATCCTGGCCCGCGACCACGGCCCCACCGGCCGCGCGCTGCTGCACCTCGCCCGCAGCTGCCAGTCTCCCGCCCGTAACGCCAGGCCTTGCCCCCTGGGCCTCTTCTGCGCGCGCAGACCCATCGGACGCAACCTTATTCGCAACCCCTGCGGCCAAG GCCTCCGAAAGTGGATGGTGCAGCACGGTGGGGACGGCTGGGTGGTGGAGGAAAACAGGACAGCCGTACCTGGGGCCCCTTCTCAGACGTGCTTCGTGACTTCATTCAG CTGGTGTTGGAAGAAGCAGGTCTTGGACCTAGAGGAGGAGGGTCTGTGGCCAGAACTGCTGGATAGTGGCAGGATTGAGATTTATGTCTCTGACTG GTGGGGAGCCCGACACGACAGCGGCTGTATGTACAGACTCCTTGTCCAACTTCTAGACGCCAACCAGACTGTTCTAGATAAATTCTCTGCTGTGCCTGATCCTATCCCGCAGTGGAACAACAATGCCTGCCTTCAC GTCACCCATGTGTTCTCCAACATCAAGATGGGCGTCCGCTTTGTGTCTTTCGAACACCGGGGCCAGGACACACAGTTCTGGGCTGGCCACTATGGAGCCCGTGTGACCAACTCCAGTGTGATCGTGCGAGTCCGTCTGTCCTAG